From the genome of Opitutaceae bacterium, one region includes:
- a CDS encoding HDOD domain-containing protein, with amino-acid sequence MPVEPLSDARLTAAAAKLPAAPRIFQQLSNAIKDPDVSVEAMVTVVRLDPVLSARVIRASNSPLFSRGGNIVSLDGAIERIGIYEVYQLVGAAMASQLYSGGLPVYGVSGDQLWENSVTTAVALDHLAETAGEDGRVGYTLGLLRPVGRLLLQRIASEKTCAPLIGRHGTWERIEAWEVEALGATSTEAINRVFQLWDYPMTLTDPIRYQFRPSADPMNGRMTALLHCASWIANGLGKGLVIEQDAWEMNDSLLGQAAIDAAAVEKCTARARRIAERLNGLLRAA; translated from the coding sequence ATGCCTGTCGAGCCCCTTTCAGATGCCCGTTTGACGGCTGCAGCAGCGAAGCTGCCGGCTGCGCCCCGCATTTTCCAGCAGTTGAGCAACGCCATCAAGGATCCGGATGTGAGCGTTGAGGCGATGGTCACGGTTGTTCGCCTTGATCCGGTCCTGAGCGCCCGCGTAATCCGCGCAAGCAACAGCCCGCTCTTTTCGCGCGGGGGCAACATTGTCAGTCTCGATGGCGCGATCGAGCGCATTGGCATCTATGAGGTGTATCAGCTGGTGGGAGCCGCGATGGCGTCCCAGCTCTACTCGGGCGGCCTGCCGGTCTACGGAGTTTCCGGCGACCAGTTGTGGGAGAACTCGGTGACAACGGCGGTTGCCCTTGACCATCTTGCCGAGACGGCCGGTGAGGATGGACGCGTCGGCTACACCCTGGGGCTGCTGCGTCCCGTCGGGCGGCTTTTGCTTCAGCGGATTGCATCCGAAAAGACCTGCGCCCCGCTGATTGGACGCCACGGCACCTGGGAGCGGATCGAGGCCTGGGAGGTTGAGGCCTTGGGAGCGACCAGCACGGAGGCGATCAACCGCGTGTTTCAACTTTGGGACTACCCGATGACCCTGACCGATCCCATCCGGTACCAGTTCCGCCCGTCTGCCGATCCGATGAACGGTCGCATGACCGCGCTGCTTCATTGTGCATCGTGGATTGCCAACGGACTTGGAAAGGGGCTGGTGATCGAGCAGGATGCCTGGGAGATGAACGACTCCCTTCTGGGGCAGGCTGCGATTGACGCCGCTGCGGTGGAGAAATGCACCGCGCGGGCCCGTCGCATCGCCGAACGCCTGAATGGACTTTTGCGCGCCGCCTGA
- a CDS encoding class I SAM-dependent methyltransferase, with amino-acid sequence MVAAIGLLGICVSASRAEANRPAANGYSTGVRTRDGIGKYYFGREIAHFMSHVGAPWLERPERDQQERPDLVMESLDLKPGDRVADLGCGTGYFSSRLARAVGPTGVVYGVEIQPEMLKLLASSMAEQKITSVVPVLGAVDDPLLPEPVDLVLMVDVYHEMSHPAELMAAVCRSLKPRGRVVFVEYRAEDPDVPIRPLHKMTEAQIRREMAVQPLDFTRTVETLPRQHLVIFRKRAER; translated from the coding sequence AATGGCTACAGCACTGGTGTCAGGACGCGCGATGGCATTGGAAAGTACTATTTCGGCCGGGAGATTGCGCATTTCATGTCGCACGTGGGGGCGCCTTGGCTCGAACGGCCCGAACGTGATCAGCAGGAACGCCCCGACCTGGTCATGGAGTCGCTGGATTTGAAGCCGGGTGATCGTGTCGCCGATCTGGGCTGCGGCACGGGCTATTTCAGCTCGCGTCTGGCAAGGGCGGTCGGCCCGACGGGCGTCGTCTATGGTGTCGAGATTCAGCCGGAGATGCTGAAGCTGCTCGCATCCAGCATGGCGGAGCAGAAGATCACGAGCGTTGTTCCCGTGCTTGGTGCGGTCGATGACCCGCTGCTGCCGGAACCCGTGGATCTGGTGCTCATGGTCGATGTCTATCACGAGATGAGCCACCCGGCGGAGCTGATGGCGGCGGTCTGCCGGAGTTTGAAGCCGCGCGGCCGCGTCGTGTTTGTGGAATATCGCGCGGAGGATCCGGATGTGCCGATAAGGCCGCTGCACAAGATGACGGAGGCGCAGATCAGGCGGGAAATGGCGGTCCAGCCCCTTGATTTCACAAGGACGGTGGAAACGCTGCCCCGGCAGCATCTGGTGATTTTCAGGAAGCGGGCGGAGCGATAG